The DNA window CAGGAATTTATTTTAGGTGTTGGCGGCGTAAGAATACTACGTGCATTGGGTATCCATCCGCAAATTTTTCATATGAACGAAGGACATTCCGCATTTCTAACATTCGAATTGTTGCGCGAGCAGATTGCCCACGGCGTTCAAATTAAAGATGCAGAAGAAATCGTGAAAAAACAGTGTGTGTTCACAACGCATACACCGGTTCCGGCAGGGCATGATAGGTTTCCACAAAGCTTAATCGAGTTTCAGCTTTCGACCTTCACACAAAAATTAAAACTTACAATCAATCAACTGATGGCTTACGGCAGGATTGACGAGAAAAATTCTGAAGAAACTTTTTGTATGACGGTTCTCGCCTTGAAATTATCTCGAATAACAAATGCTGTGAGCGAATTACATGGAAAAGTAAGCCGAAAAATGTGGAAACAACTTTATCCAAAATTGGAGGAAGACAAAGTTCCGATCATTCATGTAACAAACGGAATACATACACCGGGGTGGGCAAATTTACGCGCACACGAGTTCTGGAATAAACGACTCGGTTTCGATTGGACTGAAAAGATTTTAGATAAAAAATACTGGGAGAAGTTTACAAATCATGAAATAGCTTCCGATGAAGAAATCTGGGCATTGCGATCCACATTGAGACGCGAGTTAGTTGAGTTTGCTCGAACCAGGATTGCAGCAACGAATCCCGGAAGATTTACAACTTCAGTTTTGGATAACATTCTGTCGCCCGATATTCTTACAATCGGGTTTGCCCGCCGATTCGCTACTTACAAACGTGCACCTCTGTTTTTTAAAAACCTAGAAAAGCTTATTCCAATAATTACACATCCGCAGATGCCGGTTCAGATTGTTTTTGCCGGAAAAGCACATCCGCGTGATGATGACGGGAAACGTTTTATTCAACGCATTATTCAATTTACACGCGATCCAAGATTCTCAGGCAGAGTTATATTTGTAGAAAACTATGATATCAACGTTGCACGTGCTCTGGTCTCAGGTGCTGACGTATGGTTGAATACTCCACGCCGTCCTTTAGAGGCAAGCGGAACGAGCGGAATGAAAGTTACTATTCACGGAGGGTTACATTTTAGCACTTCCGATGGTTGGTGGGTAGAAGGTTACAACGGAAACAACGGCTGGGTAATCGGTGCAGAAAAAAATTACTCGAACGAAGAAGAGCAAGATATTGCCGACTCGAATTCGTTGCTTCAAATATTAGAAAACGATATGGTTCCAGAATTTTACAACAGAGATGAACACGGAATACCGCGTGCCTGGATTAAACGCATCCGCAACTCAATGCAAACTTTAATTTCTGAATACAGCTCCGACCGGATGGTGGCGGAGTATGTGATGAAGTGCTATAAACATAATAGTTAATGTTCAATTTCTAATTGACAATTTGCTATTGGCTATTGATTATTAGTGTTGAAATGGATTAATGGAGTGATGGACTGGAAATCCGTTTATTCCGTGTTTATCTGTGTTCTATTAGTACAGTTTATCTTTAACCTTTGTTCTGAGATTTCTTACTTCACCGATTAGCAGATTACCTAATTCTATATTTCCCATCTTAATTCTAACCAATCTCAACGTCGGGTGCCCAACAGCAGCAGTCATTTTTCTAACCTGCCTGTTGCGTCCTTCGTAAATTGTAATCTCAAGCCAAGCTGTTGGAACATTTTTTCTGAAACGAATGGGAACTGAACGGGGAGGAAGGTTTGGTTCTTGTTCGAGTAATTTTACTTCGGCGGGCAAAGTTTTCTTTCCTTCTATTACAACGCCTTTTCTGAGTTTTTCCAACGCATTTTCGTCCGGAATTGTTTCAACTTGAGCGAGATAAGTTTTCGGAGTTTTAAATTTCGGCTCCAATAATTTATGTTTTAATGTATTGTCGTTTGTTAGAAGTACTAACCCTTCACTGTCAAAATCCAATCTGCCGACAGGGTAAACATCTTTTGGAAATTTTCCTAAGTCGGAGAGTGTTGGTCTGTCTTCCTTGTCGCTGAACTGACACAGAACTCCGTAAGGTTTGTACAATATAATATAATGCATTTTTTTTCAGCGAATATAAAATCTGAATGATTTATTCAATGTCAGTAATAGGAGAGTCATAATACGATTCCAAAATTTCGACCGCTCTTTGAGCATCTTCAGCTCGGACAAATAATTTGACTCCACCGCTTAGCGAAAAGCTGTAAGCCCTTCCAGCATCGTCTGAACTGATAATTGAATCAATCTCATGTACTTTCAGATAATTCTGCTCCATCTCTGCTTCTAAACGTGAATTGAAAACTTTTATGCAAATCAAATCTTTCATAGAATGAACCTCCTAATTTATAAAATGTTGAATGAACCAAGTCCGCTTTTCCTCGATATTCGATGGAATGTAATATTTTTCAAGCTTTTGCAGCGATTCCTTTGTTTTGGCTACTATTTCGTCCGTCGTTTCTATCATCAGAATTTCTACAAATAAACTGAATGCTTTAAGATAAGTTCTCCAACTCTTGTCTTCTTTGCCAAGCAGTTCTAAAATATCAGCTTCTTCTTTAAGCAATGAAGCTATTACTATAGTTTTTCCAACATTTAATTCACCACCGATTTTCAGTAAGGCGATAATGTCCTGATCGCTTAACTGCTCTATCATTTTCCATTTGAAGCCGAGAAAATTTTCACCGGAAGTTTGAATTTCACCAAGTGCATTTTCAAACTGCTTGACTTCCTTATTAAATAAGATTTTAGATAAAACCTTATTAAGTTGTTCTATCATCCTCATTATGTAGTCGCGTTGGAGCATATTGTTATTCCGATAAGTTTGATCCCGGCGACTTTAGTTTAAGTCTTAATTCTTTCTCAGATGGTAAAGTTAGTTTATACTTTGAAGCAAAAACTTTATTGTCTAAACCACCTAAAACATAAGGGTCTTTTATTGCGTTTTCTGGTTTTAGCAACTCGCAATAATGCGACCAAGCAAGTATTGGTTTGAATTCGTTAGACAGTGTCTGCGCTTTTTGTGAATAGTTCAAATAGAACTTACGCATTTGTTCCAGGTTTCTTTCAGAAAACCCTCTGCCAAATTTTTCTGTCATATCTCTTGATAAGTTAATAATCAGTTCCCTTCCATATTCAGCCCGTCTTCGACCTTTTTGTTCAAACTCAACAATTTCTTTTCCGATTTCCCAATATGCTAATACTTGGGTTTGGTTTATTTCTCTAAAGACTTTACTTTTCGCGTTAGATAAAATCGAAGCGATTCGTTTGAAGAGGTTATCATAAATTGTTGGAACGATTCTTTTATATTTCATATATCACCAATCCACAACTCTGCTCGTTCCCCAACCGGCTCCTAAAAACAAACTATTTAAAAACAATCTTTCTGTGCTATGGAAATATCCTCTAAAATTCGGCTCACTTGCAAAAAGTATTATCTGTCCGCTGCCCATACTTTCGCGTGTAATGTATGCTGTTTTTTGCCAGCGTTTCCTCGCTTCGGCCCACAGCAGTCCCGATATCCGAAGGTTTTTATTATCTGAAAAGCGAGCCGGAGTTTGTACCGGACTTTTCGATAAAAAGGCATTTGACGTAAACATTATTGCTGCGGTTTTCTTTCCTAAACCGAAAGCAAGCCAATGTTCTTCATCCAAATCAACAGACATTATAGCACCGCGAGGCATAAACAAACGCATGAATTCATCTTCACGTTCGAGAGTTTTTATATCTGGAACCTTTTTCTCATCCTGCTTCTTTTCAATTTCTGTATTGTCCCAAATTTTCAAGCTATCAATTTTAATGTTATCATATTTCAATTCGGCTGCAATAGCTTCATCGTACAAACCAAGTTCATTCAATGCTTGGTGCCGAACTCTTACTTTACTCATTACCGAAGAAGTATCCGCGAGAAAAGCTGCGGCATTTCCAATTCCAATCAACGTTCCTCCGTTCTCAATCCACTTTTTAATTTTACTTATTCCATCTTTACCAAGTATTTGATTATAGGTTTGCGGACTGTTTGATGATGGAAAAATCAGAACGTTATATTTTCTCAGATCGAAATTAGCGAGACCGTCAGCAGTTATGATGCTTATGCGCTGCTTCATTTTATA is part of the Bacteroidota bacterium genome and encodes:
- the glgP gene encoding alpha-glucan family phosphorylase; protein product: MKEKIKNQEFTPAVRESLVRQLKALAYNLWWTWNPEAGALFQELSPLVWEQSNHSAVAVLKRVSDNELRARFGDPHFAQRVKIILDEYSEYIHNTNTWCVRNAPHLLEKPVAYFSAEFGLHECLPIYSGGLGILAGDFAKSASDLGISFVGVSLFYRLGYFRQKISDDGWQQEEYPPVDHSEVPIRLLVDEYGTPIETSVTIGHSTVKLQAWRLRVGRVEIILLDSNHPDNELHFRELTGRVYGGDVSTRIMQEFILGVGGVRILRALGIHPQIFHMNEGHSAFLTFELLREQIAHGVQIKDAEEIVKKQCVFTTHTPVPAGHDRFPQSLIEFQLSTFTQKLKLTINQLMAYGRIDEKNSEETFCMTVLALKLSRITNAVSELHGKVSRKMWKQLYPKLEEDKVPIIHVTNGIHTPGWANLRAHEFWNKRLGFDWTEKILDKKYWEKFTNHEIASDEEIWALRSTLRRELVEFARTRIAATNPGRFTTSVLDNILSPDILTIGFARRFATYKRAPLFFKNLEKLIPIITHPQMPVQIVFAGKAHPRDDDGKRFIQRIIQFTRDPRFSGRVIFVENYDINVARALVSGADVWLNTPRRPLEASGTSGMKVTIHGGLHFSTSDGWWVEGYNGNNGWVIGAEKNYSNEEEQDIADSNSLLQILENDMVPEFYNRDEHGIPRAWIKRIRNSMQTLISEYSSDRMVAEYVMKCYKHNS
- a CDS encoding pseudouridine synthase; protein product: MHYIILYKPYGVLCQFSDKEDRPTLSDLGKFPKDVYPVGRLDFDSEGLVLLTNDNTLKHKLLEPKFKTPKTYLAQVETIPDENALEKLRKGVVIEGKKTLPAEVKLLEQEPNLPPRSVPIRFRKNVPTAWLEITIYEGRNRQVRKMTAAVGHPTLRLVRIKMGNIELGNLLIGEVRNLRTKVKDKLY
- a CDS encoding DUF2007 domain-containing protein gives rise to the protein MKDLICIKVFNSRLEAEMEQNYLKVHEIDSIISSDDAGRAYSFSLSGGVKLFVRAEDAQRAVEILESYYDSPITDIE
- a CDS encoding DUF6483 family protein; its protein translation is MLQRDYIMRMIEQLNKVLSKILFNKEVKQFENALGEIQTSGENFLGFKWKMIEQLSDQDIIALLKIGGELNVGKTIVIASLLKEEADILELLGKEDKSWRTYLKAFSLFVEILMIETTDEIVAKTKESLQKLEKYYIPSNIEEKRTWFIQHFIN
- a CDS encoding DUF1016 N-terminal domain-containing protein gives rise to the protein MKYKRIVPTIYDNLFKRIASILSNAKSKVFREINQTQVLAYWEIGKEIVEFEQKGRRRAEYGRELIINLSRDMTEKFGRGFSERNLEQMRKFYLNYSQKAQTLSNEFKPILAWSHYCELLKPENAIKDPYVLGGLDNKVFASKYKLTLPSEKELRLKLKSPGSNLSE